The Zonotrichia albicollis isolate bZonAlb1 chromosome 9, bZonAlb1.hap1, whole genome shotgun sequence genome has a window encoding:
- the LOC141730206 gene encoding olfactory receptor 14A16-like produces MSNSSSISHFLLLALADTRQLQLLHFCLLLGISLAALLGNGLIISAVACGHHLHTPMFFFLLNLALSDLGSIGTTVPKAMHNSLWDTRNISYKGCAAQLFLFVFFISAEFSLLTIMCYDRYVSICKPLHYRTLQGSRACAHMAAAAWASAFLNALLHTANTFSLPLCHGNALGQYFCEVPQILKLSCSLSNFRKIWISLVAVCLASGCFVFIVFSYVQIFRAVLRIPSEQGQHKAFSTCLPHLAVVSLFVSTGFFSYLKPPSISSPALDLALSVLYSVVPPALNPLIYSLRNHELKAAVWTLMTGCF; encoded by the coding sequence atgtccaacagcagctccatcagccacttcctcctgctggcactggcagacacacggcagctgcagctcctgcacttctgcctcttgctgggcatctccctggctgccctcctgggcaacggcctcatcatcagcgccgtagcctgtggccaccacctgcacacgcctatgttcttcttcctgctcaacctggccctaagcgacctgggctccatcggcaccactgtccccaaagccatgcacaattccctctgggacaccaggaacatctcctacaaaggatgtgctgctcagctatttctgtttgtatttttcatttcagcagagttttccctcctgaccatcatgtgctatgaccgctatgtgtccatctgcaaacccctgcactacaggaccctccagggcagcagagcttgtgcccacatggcagcagctgcctgggccagtgcctttctcaatgctcttctgcacacggccaatacattttccctgcccctgtgccatggcaatgctcTGGGCCAGTACTTCTGTGAGGTTCCACAGATCCTCAAACTCTCCTGCTCACTATCCAACTtcagaaaaatttggatttcattGGTTGCTGTCTGTTTAGCTtctggctgttttgtgttcattgttttctcctatgtgcagatcttcagggctgtgctgaggatcccctctgagcagggacagcacaaagccttttccacctgccttccTCACCTGGCCGTTGTCTCCTTGTTTGTCAGCACTGGCTTTTTTTCCTACCTGAAGCcaccctccatctcctcccccgccctggatctggccctgtcagttctgtactcggtggtgcctccagccctgaaccccctcatctacagcctgaggaaccatgagctcaaggctgcagtgtggacactgatgactggatgcttttaG